Proteins from a single region of Dictyostelium discoideum AX4 chromosome 5 chromosome, whole genome shotgun sequence:
- a CDS encoding cysteine dioxygenase, producing MNAIDNQNSESFLIDESTLDSPLNRLVENLTEEFKNVQPEGFTGNGQVIVSLLTEYINNHNDWKEYVFYCPYSYSRNLIAKNDMFELMVICWRRGQPSPVHNHEDQRCWMGCVKGQLEETYYVFSDTKSTKGEGLLEQSYTHPIDNGSVGYITDEIAFHRMQSITDETISIHLYSKPITECNIYCPDKGTITRKKLGYFTQYKKKVLNLPTASCGSVQPLSSTPIPQSINNTTSNNSTTVSECLNSNSNSTTTNLSSSSSSVSLI from the exons atgaacgcaattgataatcaaaattcagaatcatttttaatagatGAATCAACATTAGATAGCCCATTAAATAGATTAGTTGAAAATCTTAcagaagaatttaaaaatgtacaACCAGAAGGATTCACAGGTAATGGTCAAGTTATTGTCAGCCTATTAAcagaatatataaataatcataatgATTGGAAAGAATATGTTTTCTATTGTCCATACTCTTATAGTAGAAATTTAATTGCCAAAAATGATATGTTTGAATTAATGGTAATTTGTTGGAGAAGAGGTCAACCATCACCAGTTCATAATCATGAA gATCAAAGATGTTGGATGGGTTGTGTTAAAGGTCAATTAGAAGAAACATATTATGTATTTAGTGATACAAAGAGTACAAAAGGTGAAGGATTATTAGAACAATCATATACACATccaattgataatggttCAGTTGGTTATATTACAGATGAGATAGCATTTCATAGAATGCAATCGATTACAGATGAAACAATATCAATTCATTTATATTCTAAACCAATTACTGAATGTAATATTTATTGTCCAGATAAAGGTACAATCACTAGAAAGAAATTAGGTTATTTCACtcaatataaaaagaaagttttaaatttaccaacTGCTTCTTGTGGAAGTGTAcaaccattatcatcaacaccaatccctcaatcaattaataataccacttcaaataatagtacAACTGTTTCTGAatgtttaaattcaaattcaaattcaacaactacaaatttatcatcatcttcttcaagtgtttctttaatataa